One genomic segment of Rhizobium gallicum bv. gallicum R602sp includes these proteins:
- a CDS encoding YeaH/YhbH family protein: MHIVDRRLNPRGKSLENRQRFLRRAKSAVQQAVKRSLQSRNIRDVLDGGEITLPIDGLTEPGFRRGEGGISDQILPGNRAFVEGDIIPRPPGRSGGRPKEAGEGDGEDGFRFVLTREEFLDVFLDDLELPDLAKRRLTETEEESPVRAGYSVSGSPSNIAVGRTTRMAMMRRIALRRPRIQEMEALRREIGECEDDEKRLALEAKLKALTEKSRRIPYIDPLDVRYRRFESEPKPVAKAVMFCLMDVSGSMSEHMKDLAKRFYLLLYLFLSQRYKKVEIVFIRHTDKAEEVDEETFFYGPATGGTLVSSALAAMRTIVAARFDPAEWNIYAAQASDGDNSYSDGTMTGQLLRHEILPLCQYFAYIEVGEEDSDSSVSRSPLWTLYEGIRAEQVPLSMRKVCRRNEIFPVFHDLFQKRDAQSKVAP, encoded by the coding sequence ATGCACATTGTCGACCGCCGGCTCAATCCGCGCGGTAAAAGCTTGGAAAATCGTCAACGGTTTCTTCGGCGCGCGAAAAGCGCCGTGCAGCAGGCGGTGAAACGTTCTCTGCAAAGCCGTAATATTCGGGACGTGCTCGACGGTGGCGAAATCACCCTGCCGATTGACGGCCTGACAGAGCCGGGTTTCCGCCGGGGCGAGGGCGGCATCAGCGATCAAATTCTGCCGGGAAACAGAGCCTTCGTTGAGGGGGACATCATCCCGCGGCCGCCTGGCAGGAGCGGCGGCAGGCCGAAGGAAGCAGGTGAAGGCGACGGCGAGGATGGTTTCCGCTTCGTGCTGACGCGCGAGGAGTTCCTCGACGTCTTTCTTGATGATCTGGAACTGCCCGATCTCGCCAAGCGGCGGCTGACGGAAACTGAGGAAGAAAGCCCTGTGCGGGCCGGTTATTCGGTATCCGGTTCACCGTCCAACATTGCCGTCGGCCGCACGACTCGGATGGCGATGATGCGACGGATCGCGCTTCGCCGCCCGCGCATCCAGGAGATGGAGGCACTTCGGCGTGAGATCGGCGAATGCGAAGACGACGAGAAGCGCCTGGCTCTTGAGGCTAAACTCAAAGCGTTGACGGAAAAAAGCCGGCGCATTCCTTATATCGATCCGCTCGATGTGCGCTATCGCCGCTTCGAAAGCGAGCCGAAACCGGTGGCGAAGGCCGTCATGTTCTGCCTGATGGACGTCTCCGGCTCTATGTCGGAGCATATGAAGGATCTTGCGAAGCGGTTCTACCTGCTGCTCTACCTTTTCCTGTCGCAGCGCTACAAGAAGGTCGAGATCGTCTTCATCCGCCATACGGACAAAGCCGAAGAAGTCGACGAGGAAACCTTCTTCTATGGTCCGGCGACGGGCGGTACGCTGGTATCAAGCGCACTTGCGGCGATGCGCACGATTGTCGCGGCGCGGTTCGATCCGGCAGAGTGGAACATCTATGCCGCCCAGGCTTCCGATGGTGACAACTCCTATTCGGACGGCACCATGACAGGGCAACTGCTGCGTCATGAGATTTTGCCGCTGTGCCAGTATTTCGCCTATATCGAGGTCGGCGAGGAAGACAGCGACTCCTCCGTGTCCCGCTCACCGCTCTGGACGCTTTACGAAGGGATCCGTGCCGAACAGGTGCCCCTGTCCATGCGCAAAGTGTGTCGGCGCAACGAAATATTCCCGGTCTTCCACGATCTCTTCCAGAAACGTGATGCACAGTCGAAGGTGGCGCCATGA